In Sus scrofa isolate TJ Tabasco breed Duroc chromosome 12, Sscrofa11.1, whole genome shotgun sequence, the DNA window ggctGGCAGCCCCCTGGGCAGCACTGTCCTTGGGCAATGTGCTGGTTGGATTTCCTTCTTCCAATTTcttgaaataccaagaagtgcccTACAAAgtgggctctttctctctcaaattctttcagagccctgaggccaacctacCCTCTGCCACTCCATTCACAACCTCAGCGCCCATTCCGTCAAGTCAGGACAGCCTTCTTCCATTCTTCATATATTCATGCACTGGTGCGTTGATCAATAGAAGTGTGTACATAGGTAACTGCTGATATAGTTTCTTAACTTTcaaacttttattcattcattcatacatgtcttgcttctttcatttctttcatttttcattctttctttctttcttctgtctttctcaCTTTATTGATGTCACCAGAAGTGTGCATGAATTGTCTGCCCATCGAAGGCTTTCACTCAAGCCACGGAGTTCCCAAACTACCACAGGGACAAAGACAGATCCTTTACCCGGGGAGCAGAAGGGATCTCCATGAGAGTTTTCTTCCTAACTGCCAGCCTTAATTCACCTGACCTGGCTCACATCAGGTCTTCATACCAGGTGGTTAGAGACAATAAAAGAAGCTCAGgtggaaagaaaagaactgagtTGCAGAAGACCTCTGAAGAGAACAATCACCAGAATTCGTGTTGGCTGCTCACCAAAATATCACCGTGTTACCACCATTCACAACCTGCAGGCACTTGATCCAGATCCCAAaccccaggccaggctgggctTTTAAAATTGCTAGCTCAACAACTGATGCAactccacagaaaataaaccaataacccaaacaaaaaatgggcaaaagtcctgaaaagacatttctcccaacaagatatacagatggccaacaagcacatgaaaacatgctcaccACCACTCAGTAGgtgagaaacgcaaatcaaaattactaggAGGTACCTCCTAGCACCTGTCCGAATGGCCATCCTTAGCTAAGtctacaaatatcaaatgctggagaggttgtggggaaaaggaaagtctaccACACTGTTAGCAAGAATGTAAGTTTGTGTAGCCAATGTAAAAACAGTATGGaatctcctcagaaaactaaaaatagcactaccaaaagaaataaatagggaaagaaaagggaaaaaagggaggaggagatCTATCAAAAATAATACttcactaaaaatagaaccaccatatgatccagcattaaataatgataaatgggccacttctccaagaagataaaacaatctAAATCTGTATGCACCTAATGATACACTTCAAAATATAGGACATGAAACTGATAGAACTCAAGGGAGAAATACACAAATCCAAGGTCATAGCTGGAGACAATATTCCTTTGTCAGTAACTGACAGAccaagcaggcaggcaggaaatCAGGAGCGACCCAGCAGCTCTGGATGCTTCAGACTGTAAAAGTTTTAAGAGCTACTGGTAGCCCAGTGTTGCCCATGTGGAACCTAGTTCTGCAAGAGAAAGGAAATCACTACCCCGAGAGGGTCGGGTGAGAGGGGAAGAGACTGTGGGTCTGGTTCCAGCTGCTCCTGATCCTCACATCGCTGTCTTCAGACACTGTAAGACAATCTGGAGTCTTGTAATAAATGGTTTGCACGAAATCAAGGCCTTAAAACTGTctctaatataaaaataactgcacAGCGCCTCCTGTCAGGTTGGTGTGGGTTCTTACACTCATCAAAAAGTAGCCAAATATTTACTCAGAGTCTATTTGCATTAAGTGCTGTGCTGGACACTGTAGGGGCACAAAGAGTATCACAGCCCATCTACTTGAAGAGCAAAGTTCTGGAGCAAAAGCTGACATCCACCAAACAGGGGAAGCTAGGTTAGGAGCTGCAGACCACTCACTCAAGAACTTAAGCAGCAAACAGGAAAGAAAGTGGTGCTCAAAAAAGGCAGTGAGtttaggagttgccatcgtgcctcagtggtaacgatcctgactggtatccaagaggatagatgttcaatccctggccttgctcagcaggttaaggatccggcgttgccatgagcttgttgtaggtcacagatgaagcttgtaTCTCATactgctgtagctgtagtgtagtccagcagctacagctctgattcaacccctagcctgggaacttccacatgtcacaggtggggccctaaaaagaaaaaaataataaataaagaggcAGTAAGCTCAAAGGGAAATTTTATGGATTCATGTCAATTGTATGTCAACAATGAGTAATGACAACATACCCTTGAGACAAGGCAGGATACTGGGAATGGAAGAGCTGACATTCTGGGTCTAGACTGGAAGACAGAATTCAACAGGCAGGCAGACAGGGTCCAAACAAAACCAGCTAATGAGTCATTCTTACGTGACAGGCACGGTGCTGAATTCCTCAAAATCATCACTTCATGTAATACAACCCTGTCAGGTAGATATTATTCTGCTTGTGTCaatcaggaaaatgaagaaaatcagcAGCATGAGCCATCTGTAGATGCTAGAGTTGAGTCTCTGACTTCAGGGCCCAagctcttaaccactgtgcttTATTCCCACTGACTTCTATCTCATGTGCACGCCATGCCAAAGGGCAGAAACATACAGCCAAGGTGTGCATGGACATATCTAGTCCAAGGAGCTCCTACGACCTCAAAgactttccaggaaaaaaatgtattcaattgGATTGTGGAAGTGATAACTAGGAAGGCATACCGTTAACTCAAAATGTGTTTACTGAGCGGTAACCTGGGCCAATCAGTCTACTGGAGACTAGAGAACCAAAGATGAAAGCGTCCAAGTCTAGTAAGACAAACACCAAGCTCTAACACCATGTGAGAAGTTCTGTAACAGTGGTGTATTTAGTGCTAGTAAATCACAAACAAGGGTGAAAACTACAGCAACAAAAAACTCACCAGGAGGAATCATGTTGAAAACGTCAAACGTCAATAAGCAGCTGAAGGCCAGAGAGTAGCTAAAAACCTAACAGCAATAGCTGGTTAATAACCCAAGGCTGAGACCAGGTGGCCAATGAAATTCACATCTGTTAAGAATGGAAAGTAAACAGCAGGAACTAGACATAAAGTGACCAGAAAGTAAGACTGAAGTGGAACTAACAAATACCAAATGAGGAGGCCaagaagaaaatgtcaaagtCATTCGAAGCAGACATCCGAAGTACAAAATAGGTCAGCCCAATGAGTGTGGGTAGCAACTGCCCTAACAGTGAGTCTAAAAGCATAACTATTTTGCAGCTAGCAAAGGATCCAGTTCCACTCGCAGAGGCTTCGCTCAGCTCGGTCTGAGGAACAGTGGCAGTTTTTGGTGCCACCTCTTGAGTGAGTGGACCAGGGCATAGAGTTGATGGATTACCAGTGATATAAAGCCACTCTGAGTTATAGAATACAGGAATGGGAAGCCAGATCCCAGATTTGATCTTCGGACCCAGTCTAACAAGAGCCCAAGTCAGCTATATTGATGGTGAGTTAAGAAataatataaggagttcccattgtggctcagtggttacaaacctgactagtatccatgaagatgcaggttatatccctggctctctcagttgattaaggatccggtgttgctgtgagctgcagcctgggttgcagacatggctcagatttggcattgctgtggctctgaagcaGGCATTGGAGCAGGCCGgcacttgcagctccaattgggcccctagcctgggaatttctatatgtcataggagcggccctaaaaagaaaatagtacaaaaaccaaatttctccatctctctgaCCAACACATGAACGAGGGCAGCGGTAAATATAAGTGGGTAATAAGGTCAAACTTGAATGGAAAGAAGGGTATGAAAAATATGGTGGATTCAAGATGAGTGGAAAAATGCAGCCAGCCATAAGATTTGCTTTGGAATCTTGAAAGACTAATGAGCATTTCTGAAGTTTGAATCTTTTAGGTGAACACACTGACTTAGGTAGATACATAAACCAAATTATCAATATAGAATGCCTCCCAGAGACactgtattattttgttattcataTTTAATCTCAGCCTAGTATCTGGGGCAGAGCAAAGAACTGAGAAATATGGCTAAATATATTAATGATTCACATAGCTGTTTAAACAACCATAGGGTGAAGAATCccagaaatgaaagataaatcaGGACCTGAGAGACTTGGTTAAGAACTCTTGATAACAAAAGCAGCCTTCATCTTGGCTGTCTTAAAAAATGGCCTGGGTTCTACAGAAAACGTCCAAGAAGATGGAGAACCAACCGCACAGCCCTAGGGTAGATGTTAAGAAAACTGGTATAATCCATTAAAATTGCTACTTTCAACGCTTTGGTATGggaaacttaaatataaaatactatggagttcctttcatggtcagaggttaacaaacccgactaggatccatgaggatgtgggttccatccctggcctcactcagtgggttaaggatccagcattgccttgagctgtgatgcaggttgcagacatggctcagatcccatgttgctgtggctgtggtgtaggctggcagctgtagctttgatttgaccctgccctgggaacttccgtatgctgcggatgctgccctaaaaagcaaaatatatataatattacgtTTTACTCTACCCCAGGAGTAAAACATCCCTAGAGAGTCTAACTGTAAACAAAAGAGTGAGTGGCATGGTAAGAGACATACAGCCAAAAACTAAGAGTGGAACATGAAAGGATGAAGCAGTCCACAAAGCTCTCATATCCTCAGGATGACTCTAAAGTGTGCAGCTGCTGATGTCTGATCAGGATTGAACTGTTACCAAATGCTTTTCCACACTGGTCACATTTaaaaggtttctctccagtatgaagtCTCTGATGGTGAATAAGATGAGTGCTCtggctgaaggctttcccacattcattacattcataaggtttctctccagtatgaatttgGTGATGTTTAGTAAGGGATGAGTTTTCAGGGAAGCccttcccacattcactgcatgtatagggtttctctccagtgtgaatccTCTGGTGTTGTGTAAAGATTAAGTGGGCACTGAATGCTTTTCCATATTCATTACATTCATAGGGCTTTCCCCCAGTATGAGTTCTCTGGTGTTGGGTAAGGTGCATACTTCGTCTGAATGCCTTCCCACAAtcattacattcatagggtttcactccagtgtgaattctctgatgttgaaTAAAGGATGAGCAGTCACTgtaggctttcccacattcattacatttataaggTTTCtccccagtatgaattctctgatgttgaaCAAGAGATGAATTTACAGTGAATGCTCTTCCACAAACTTTACATTTATAGGGGTTTTCTCCAGTATGAGTTCTCTGATGTTCAGTAAGAGATGAACTCTGGATAAATGTTTTTCCACAGTCATCACATTTATAAGGTTTTtcaccagtatgaattctctcATGACGAAAAAAGTTTGGACGGTCACTGAAATATTTTCCACATTCACTACaattgtaagttttctttttagaaGTTATGTGACTTTTAATTGGAGAAAAGTTCCATTTGACACTTTTCCCAAATGGATCAACTATATGGAGTTTCTCTTCTGAGTGAGTAACATGCTGTGGAGTAAGTTTAGATCTTTGATCAAAAGTTCTttcaaattccttaaaaatatgcCCATTTTTCTCAAGTGCTATTTCCTCGTGGGCAACAATAATTTGCTGAAAACCAGTCATTTGGGTAAGAGAGTCTCTCGAAATCTTGCCCAGAGAgttatccttttgcttttctacCTTGGCCTCACATTCACAGCTTTCCTCAAATAAACATCCTCTGGGCACATCCCTTCTGAGCCCTTCCATGATGACTATGATGGGGCTGATCACTCTAAAGTACAATCTCCTGGTCTTCTCTCTGGTATCTGCTCTGATCTTCAAATCTAAGgggaataaaaaattataaaaacatattttctgtgTTGGGATTAGGGGAACTGCactcaggagaaaggaaataacCTCACTAAAATTAGGATGCATAAGAACAATCTTGTAATCTGTGAAGATAATGAACCAGTGGAGCAGTGTGAAGTGGTAGGAAAGAGGTTGACCCAAGAGGCAATGCCACAAAGATTctgaaagcttaaaaaaaatttttttttacagatataCAAGTTTAACCttctcatttaaatataaataagtttaGAACTAGAGAGGTTATGTGATGAACCTAAAGATTAATAACTAGGGAGGTTATTAATGAGATGGTCAGAAACAGAACTAAAGCTTTGTCCACTATACTACCACAGTGATCTGGAAACTAGACAGAGCTTAAATGAGAGAATGGGCAGGTACCTGGTCAAAAGCCAAGTAACAACAGAGCCACACAGCAGTACTAGAAAATGAGCCACAAGAAGAAATGGCAGTGACAGCACATGGAGAGAAGCCACTGAGGAGCTAGAAACAGCACCTGAAAAAGCAATATAGAATGCAGTAATAGTTGAGAAGGTGCAAATCTGAACAGAACAGCAGAGCCTAAGGCATTAAGGAGATCTCCTTGGACAACATTTTAGATTCCTCTCCTCCTAAACATTCACATACAGAATCATCCCTCATCTGAGTAAGTGTCTCAAGAGACCCTCAATATCTCACAGTATCTCCACAATTCTTTCCTTGGCCAAGACTAATTTTAGAAACTGAGAATCCTGCTCATgggaaaatatgaaacaaaatcaaaactgtcatcacaggagtttccatcgtggcacagtggttaacgaatctgactaggaaccatgaggttgcgggttcggtccctgcccttgctcagtgggttgacaatgtggcattgctgtgagctgtggtgtaggttgcagacgcggctcggatcccgcgttgctgtggctctggcataggctggtggctacagctccgattcgacccctagcctgggaatctccatatgccgcaggagcggcccaagaaatagcaaaaaaaaaaaaaaaaaaaaaaactgtcatcacaaatattttgcaaatttcaAAGTATTAGGACTATCAATAATATAATCAACATAATCTGAGTCGCCCAGATGTCTTTGTGTTGAAGGACAAAGACTTACAGCCCTCCAAACAATAGAAGAGACGAGTTGCAACGCTAGAGGGAAAGGACACTTACAGAGACGCAGAAAGAGGTGTCATCACACTGGCTGGAAACGGAAGGGCAGTGTGAAGGGCGATCCAAGATCACAGTAAACTTTTGGGTAGAATCATTAACTAGAGCAAGAGCATTGTGATAAGTGAgtagggccctgtggggctccagggcacagaaagcctttctgtgtcccccatttcttgtttttaggaaatggacttcattcagcctccatggccttccctgagttctaagggacaggttcagacagctgctgatcagggaagggagcagatccaaagacaagggaggaacagtcaagcctTGAGGCAGAAGGGTGTACACACGATCCttaagggatacacataatgacaCAGGCACCATATACAgttaagagaaaagttatattccttacgCTTCCTTTAGAAATGAATGCTTGAAAACTAAagagcttggagcccttccttgtgttTCTCCCTCATTTGATTGTAACCCAAATACAATCATCTGTGAGCTAAAGATTAGGCATCCTGAGCATGACTGCCTATggattaaagattattagcacgtGATGTCTTTCAGGAATtatcctagtttgttctaatctctgatcaatatgcccttttcgcaagtactgttattctaggcaatgaccagaagaccaccaccaagATCAGGCCAACATCTCCTGACACCAGCTtggatgactaagattccccaaaagaaagaagaatgcatgtctgccccaaccctgattcttatctgaaactcTGTTTTTACTTTAGACTATAAAACGCCCCACAATTCTTCCCcagaggagggcacagtctttaaagcattagcctgctgtggcctccctTACCTggtaaagcaataaaagctattttttccccttcactcaaaactctgtctccgtgTTTCTCTCGGCGCGGGTTGACATTTTCACCAATCATAAACATGGGAGATACCCTGGTACAAAGGCAGGCAAGGAACcgttcctctttccttttctaccAAATTGAACCCTCTGAGAATCGCAAATAAGTGGTCACTTAAATTGTGGAAGCCAATACCTTGTTTCCTTAATTAAATAAAGATGTGCGTGCTCAAAAAACTTTCAGCAAGTCTTAAGAAAGTAGATCTTGAAAAGTGTAATTATAGCGTAGGGATGAATGCAAGTCCTTCACaaatcctccaaaaaaaaaaaaaaaaaaaaacagctctttcAGGACAAATTTGGGGTCTCCAACCAAACATCTTGGCAAAGACTCACCGTCCACGGGTCGCAGGCTGCAGTCCTGAGATTAAAATTAGGCAGAGCTGCGGCCCAGCACCGAAACTGGCTCTGTCCAAACGTCCCTTTAAGCAATGCCCTCCTTgaaattcctttcttcttccacccCTGCTCTTCTTGTGCGCCCTGGGCGCTGGCCTCCGCGGGCTCAGGGAGCCCCAGAGCCCAGCGCCCGCTTCTCCCGGCCGGAGAGGGGGCAGGATGGCTGGTGCCCAGGCTGCGCTGGCCCGGGGCGCCGGCTGCAACCAGCCTGAGGCAGAAGTTGCCCCGGACGAACTGCGACTCCCAGAATGCCTCGGGACGCGCCGCTTCCGCTTTCCGTCTCTAGGATTTCCCTTTTCCCAGAAGTCCCCGGAACCTCGCCCTCTGGTAGCCAATCAGGACCGCGCACCGAATCTCCATGGTAGCCGCCCACGCCTGCTCCCTCCCACTGTGCTGGTGGTGGACGCTGCAGCTTGTGTCAGGTTAGGATAGCTTCGGAGCTAGCGGTACCGCTTCTGGACACTGGCGCGCGCGGTGCAGCCGCCTCCCGGCACAGGCCAGGAGCAGAAAGAACGGTATAAAAATGTTACAGACGGTAGAGGACGCTGTGGTCCTTTGGATGCTTGTTTCTAACAAATTGTAAAAAGATATGTATGACACAGTCGGGAACAATGGAACGAAGAGATGGGTATTAGACATTAAGAAATTATTATGAGTGGCATTTCTCAACAAACACTTCAGAAGCCAGCCAGAGGTTGGCTATGTTCGTTTTTAGTCTGCCAAGAGGTCAGGCAGCCTGGATTGAGAAGGGAAGATGGGGAGCGGGGC includes these proteins:
- the LOC110255247 gene encoding zinc finger protein 501-like, translated to MEGLRRDVPRGCLFEESCECEAKVEKQKDNSLGKISRDSLTQMTGFQQIIVAHEEIALEKNGHIFKEFERTFDQRSKLTPQHVTHSEEKLHIVDPFGKSVKWNFSPIKSHITSKKKTYNCSECGKYFSDRPNFFRHERIHTGEKPYKCDDCGKTFIQSSSLTEHQRTHTGENPYKCKVCGRAFTVNSSLVQHQRIHTGEKPYKCNECGKAYSDCSSFIQHQRIHTGVKPYECNDCGKAFRRSMHLTQHQRTHTGGKPYECNEYGKAFSAHLIFTQHQRIHTGEKPYTCSECGKGFPENSSLTKHHQIHTGEKPYECNECGKAFSQSTHLIHHQRLHTGEKPFKCDQCGKAFGNSSILIRHQQLHTLESS